In a genomic window of Alphaproteobacteria bacterium:
- a CDS encoding PRC-barrel domain-containing protein gives MKTYNLIGAVSAIALLFAAPAMAETAKEMNKEYNQNESYGSRAKDTGSAVDRQQNNSEAKEDFAKATKDASASLKETADEIKAAFIDEDVKVKASHVTFSKRTTADGIIGKPVVNQSNDRVATVEDVILDANGDAKLVVVKDGDFAGMGGKLAAFDYDSIISRKSDGDIVMPITEQTIDKVAEFSYEKTDKENVRVIPANGYSVKGLLDGNIVDPAGNKLASIDNLSLKGGKADLIIAGYGKVLAMGGDKVAVDFDTGRLVRDGDNVNLKLSQNQTAKFNTFKDTHN, from the coding sequence ATGAAAACCTATAACCTGATCGGCGCAGTATCCGCAATTGCCCTGCTGTTTGCCGCGCCAGCAATGGCTGAAACAGCCAAAGAAATGAACAAAGAGTACAACCAGAATGAATCTTACGGCAGCCGTGCGAAAGACACCGGATCGGCCGTAGATCGCCAGCAGAACAATTCGGAAGCAAAAGAAGACTTCGCAAAAGCGACGAAAGACGCTTCGGCTTCGCTGAAAGAAACCGCTGACGAGATCAAGGCTGCGTTTATCGACGAAGATGTGAAAGTCAAAGCGTCGCACGTGACCTTCAGTAAACGTACGACCGCTGACGGTATCATCGGCAAGCCAGTCGTGAACCAGTCGAACGACCGCGTCGCGACTGTTGAAGACGTGATCCTCGACGCAAACGGAGATGCAAAACTGGTTGTCGTGAAAGATGGTGATTTCGCCGGTATGGGGGGCAAACTGGCCGCTTTCGACTATGACTCGATCATCTCGCGCAAATCGGATGGCGATATTGTTATGCCGATCACCGAACAGACCATCGATAAAGTCGCCGAATTCTCCTACGAAAAAACGGACAAAGAAAATGTCCGCGTGATCCCGGCGAATGGCTACTCCGTGAAAGGCCTGCTGGACGGCAACATCGTTGATCCTGCCGGCAACAAACTGGCATCGATCGACAACTTGTCGCTGAAGGGCGGCAAGGCTGACCTGATCATCGCAGGCTACGGCAAAGTCCTCGCCATGGGCGGCGACAAGGTTGCGGTTGACTTCGACACGGGCCGCCTGGTCCGCGACGGTGATAATGTGAACCTGAAACTGAGCCAGAACCAGACGGCGAAGTTCAACACCTTCAAAGACACGCACAACTAA
- a CDS encoding CsbD family protein encodes MNEDILQGKWNELKGSIQEKWGKLTDDDMTRINGDRIKLAGTIQKNYGIARDEAEKQLKEWEDEHRV; translated from the coding sequence ATGAACGAAGACATCCTTCAAGGCAAATGGAACGAACTCAAAGGCTCCATCCAGGAAAAATGGGGCAAGCTGACCGATGATGACATGACGCGCATCAACGGCGACCGCATCAAGCTTGCGGGCACGATTCAGAAAAATTACGGGATCGCGCGCGACGAAGCTGAAAAGCAGCTGAAGGAATGGGAAGACGAGCACAGGGTCTAA